The sequence below is a genomic window from Methylotuvimicrobium sp. KM2.
TGCAGTCTATCTTTAACCTCATCCCAAAGCGCCGCGCCGCGCAAAGCCTCCTCGACGGTCTCGTCGAGTGTTCTGCGATCGTTAATACCTTGTATCCGCAAGCCGTAAGCGACGTTTTCATAGATCGACTTCGGAAACGGATTGGGCTTTTGAAACACCATTCCGACCCGTCGGCGCAAAGCCGCGACATTTACCGATTTCGCGTAAATATTTTCATCATCGAGCAAAATAGTGCCCTCGATTCTAACATTATCGACCAGGTCGTTCATGCGATTGATACAGCGCAGCAATGTCGATTTTCCGCAGCCGCTCGGACCGATATAGGCAGTCACTTTTTGCCGCGGAATATGCATATCGATGCCGTATAAAGCTTGCTGATCGCCATAGAATAGATTCAGATTTTGTACCTTGATACACACTTCTTCTTGAGCCATGCCTTGCGGCTTCTTATCTTGAGTCAATGCATCCAAATCGAGCATGTGTTTCCGTAAGGGTTGATTCGTCATGGTGTTTAACCTAGCCTTAACATTTTATAATCGCAAACCATTGTAATTAAAATAAAAAATAGAGAATAAACAAACACTAAATAGCCTAGTGACCACATTTGTTAAAGCTAGGTTAACCTTCCAAAGCCCGGTATTTTTCGCGCAGATGATTTCTGATAGCAACCGCCGATAAATTCAATCCGACGATCACGACGACCAATAATAAGGATGTGGCATAAACCAAGGGCCTCGCCGCTTCGACATTCGGACTTTGAAAACCGACGTCGTAAATATGAAAACCCAAATGCATGAATTTTCTATCCAAATGCAAAAATGGAAAATTGCCGTCCAGCGGCAGCGATGGCGCTAATTTGACGACGCCGACCAACATTAAAGGCGCAACTTCGCCGGCCGCCCTAGCAACCGCCAAGATCAAACCGGTCATCATCGCGGGACTGGCCATCGGCAACACGGTTCGCCAAAGCGTTTCGGCCTTCGTCGCACCCAAGGCCAGGCTGCCTTCGCGGATCGATTTCGGAATACGCGACAAGCCTTCCTCGGTCGATACGATCACGACCGGCAATGTCAATAAGGCCAGCGTAATCGACGCCCACAATAAGCCCGGCGTTCCGAAAACCGGTGCAGGAGCGGCTTCCGGAAAAAACAGCTGGTCGATATTACCGCCTAGAATGTACACTAAAAAACCCAAGCCGAACACGCCGTAGACGATCGACGGGACGCCGGCCAGATTATTGACCGCAATGCGAATCAAGCGTGTCGTAAAGCCCTGCTTCGCATATTCTCGCATATAAATCGCCGCGATCACGCCAAGCGGCGTCACGATCACCGACATAATAATGACCATCATCACGGTACCGAAGATTGCCGGGAATATGCCGCCTTCAGTATTCGCCTCGCGCGGGTCGTCCAGCAAAAATTCGGCAATTTTTTCGAAATAATGCCCAGTCTTGGCCCAAACACTCATCGTATTCGGGCGATAAATTCTGACCAACTTAGCCAAAGGCATATCGATTTCACGACCATCGGCAGCCTTCATCACCAAGGAATCTCTGTTGATCGTCTTATACAAACCTTGCAACTCAGCTTGATAGGCCCGGTATTGCCGCTCGTACTCATCGCGTTCGACCGAAAGCTCTCGTTCCGCCTGTTCATCCCATTGCTCGTTCAATTCCAAGCGTCTTTGTTTAAGCCTCAGGCGCTCCAAACCGTAATTCACTGCGCCGATTTCCTTCTTTTCGAGTCGTTGAATTTGCTTATAGACCGACAAGGCATCACGTAATCTCTCCGACACGACCGAAAATACTTGCGGACCGTCGGCGATCACTTGCCCTTCTTGCTTGAGTGCAACCGGATAACCGTAAAAATTGCCCCATTCACGCCGCTCGATTACGAGAATATCGTCTGGATACTGTCGGCTCTGAATATTACGGTCCAGAATCCAGCGAAAATCCATACCGGTTAAATCTCGATTGCCGATTTTGATCAGGTGCTGCACCAGCAGATCCGCATCGTCTGACATCTTATGACCCGAAGCACGCGCCATCAAAGCCGTTGTGGCGCTGGTATCGACAACCTCGCCGATAATGGTTTGCTTGCGTCCGTCTTCCATATAACTAAATTCGGCGACATCCGAAGGCCAAAAATGCAAGGCTCCACGATACACGATCAACGCCAATAGGCCAACCACCAAAATCAGACAAGTGCTGACTGCCGCGGCATTGAGCCAAATCCAAGGGGAACCGCTTCTAAACCATCGTTTGATCATAAGGAACTGTATTTTTCACGTAAGCGCTGGCGAATCAACTCGGCCAAGGTATTAACGACAAAGGTAAACAAAAATAACACTAAGGCAGCCAAAAACAGTACCCGGTAATGTGTGCTATCGACTTCGGACTCGGGCATCTCGACCGCGATATTGGCCGATAAGGTGCGCATACCCTGGAATATACTCAAATCCATCACCGGCGTATTACCGGTCGACATTAATACGATCATCGTCTCGCCAACCGCCCGACCGAGTCCGATCATGATCGCCGAAAAAATCCCGGGACTGGCCGTCAACAGTACAACGCGCGTCATTGTTTGCCAAGGCGTCGCGCCCAGGGCGAGAGAGCCGACCGTTAAATGTCTCGGAACAGAAAAAATGGCATCCTCGGCGATCGAAAATATCGTCGGAATGATCGCAAAGCCCATCGCCAAGCCAACCACCAAGGCATTTCGTTGGTCATAGCCGATGCCCCATTCGGCATCGAGCCAATGGCGCAGACTGCCGCCGAACAGCCATGATTCCAAAGGAACGCTGATTAAAAACGCAAACCAGCCGCTCAACAAAATGATGGGGATCAACAAGGCGGCATCCCAGCCATCCGGAATCTTATGCCTCACCGATTCCGGCAATAATTGCCATAGGTAGGCGAAAACCAGCACCGCCGGCGGCATCGTGAGCAAAAGCGTGAAAATGCCGGCCAAATGCTCTTCGACAAACGGCGCAAGCCAAAGACCGGCGAGAAAGCCCAAAATAACAGTCGGCAACGCTTCCATGATCTCGATACCGGGCTTCACCAGCGTGCGCATGCGTGGGGCCATGAAATAAGCGGTATAAACCGCGCCCATCAAAGCCAGCGGTACCGCAATGAGCATCGCATAAAAAGCGGCTTTCAAGGTGCCGAATACCAATGGCGTCAAACTATATTTCGGTTCGAAATCATTGCTCGCCGAGGAAGACTGCCAAATATAGTCGGGCTTCGGGTAGCTTTCATACCAGACTTTTTGCCATAACGATTTGACGGAAACCTCCGGATGATCGTTTTCGACCGACCAGAAATCCATGAAGCCCGACTCGGATTCGACGATAAACGCATTGGCTCGCGGCGACATCGAAACCGTTTTCGGCATTCCATTCGACACCTGTGTTTCGATCAACTGCCGCTCGGCGGTCGTATGATAAATACCGGCGACGCCTGCGGTATCGACTACGATAAAACCTTTGCGGCGCTGCTCGGCATTGATGCCGGCAACCGCCTGTTCCGATACCTTGAACGATCGGATTTTTTGCATCGCCGGATTATTCCGGGCATCCCTGACCACGCTCCATTGCGCAACCAATCCGCCCGAATCGCCGATCAATAATGAAATACTGCCGTTCAAAAAAACCATCGAGGTCAATTTACGACCGGCTTCGATTACATTCAGATGCTGGCGAATCACCGGTTTCGACTTATCGGCAATATCGAAAAAACTTAAACGACCTTCGCTATCGGCGAGATATAAATTGCGTTGATCCTTGTCCATCAAGATAAACGCAATATCGAGAGCCGGCACATCGAGTATGCTGTCGGTCCGTTCGAAATCTTCATCATCATCGAACAACGAACGCTTCTTTTCGAAGCTCGTCAATATCACACGTTTATCCGACGTTTTGGCGACCATTGTGGTCTGATCGTCATCGACACGAATTGCAATCTTTTCGAGTGCTTGACCTGATTCATCCAAAACCAGCGGTTCTCGTCCCAACGGATAATCGACAACAGGGGTTATAACCCGCCGATTTTCCGGGTATGACACATTGTACTTGTGTTTCAGTACGATCACGCGACCGTCCGATAGACCGTAAACGGCAACACCTTTCTCGGGACCGCCATCGGCGAAACTGCTAATCCGAGCGCTTTCCGGCAAAACGATTGAATGAATCAATAGCGTTTTACCGGTCGGCGCGGCAAAGAAAATAACCCGGCCGTTTTCGGTGAAACGCACGCCAACTTCATTTTGCTCCTCGACAGCCAACATAGCGGTGTCGCCAAGCGCCTGCTCCGGCACAGGGTAATGCGCGACAGATTCTGCGCTAGGCTCGATAAACAACGGCCACACAACATACAATAAATAGAAAAAAATCAACATTATCGCGGCGATGATGCTCAAGCCGCCAACGATAACGCCGTAACGAGCCACACTGTCCTTGATGAGTCGCCAACGCGGATAGAAGCCCGTCATGGCATTCAGAGAGGCCGAAGCCTCGGAGTTCGGTTCTGTCATATGGATGGTTGAATGATCAATGCCGCTAGAAAATAGTTAATGCGTAATTATTGACACCCTCCTATCGTTCCCACGCTCCGGCGTGGGAATGAAGACCGAGACGCTCTAGCGTCTCGTACCGCTGGAGCGGTACTCAGGCGTTCCCACGTAGAGCGTGGGAACGCTAATTTCCGGGGGACTGAATAGTTACGTTAATACTTCCCGATATAATGTGCTCGATTTAACTGTGCCGGAGAATAGTGAAATAATGCTGCTTTTAGACTACCTGTCAAGCGCCGATTTCATCTTTCATCTTTCATCTCATTTTATCAACCCCAGAACTTTATTGGCGACCTTGGCCGGCAACGGGATATAGCCGTCTTTAATGACGACTTGTTGACCGGTTTTGGATAAAACCATTTTGATGAATTCTTGCTCGAGCGGCGCTAAAGGTTTATTCGGATGTTTGTTGACGTAGACATATAAAAAACGCGCCAACGGATAAGTACCGGCAATCGCGTTTTCCGGCGTCGCATCGACATAGGCCTGCCCTTCTCTTGACGCCAGCGCAACCGTTTTGACCCCGGAAGTCTTATAGCCTAAACCGGAATAACCGATTCCATTGAGCGAACTGGTTACCGATTGTACGACCGATGCCGAACCGGGTTGTTCGTTGACATTATTCTTAAAATCGCCTTTACACAAGGCCTCATCTTTGAAATAACCGTATGTGCCGGATACGGAATTGCGTCCGTATAGTTGTATGCTTTGGTTTTGCCAAGCACCATCAAGCCCTGCCTGTCCCCAAGTCACGATATCGCTTGGATAACCGCATTTACGTGTCGACGACAAAATCGCATCGACTTGTGCCAAGGTCAAACCTTGGACCGGATTGTCCTTATTGACGAATACCGCTAGGGCATCTATAGCGACAGGAATCGCAGTCGGTTTATAGCCGTATCTACTTTCGAAAGCATCTAATTCGTTATCCTTCATTTTCCGACTCATCGGCCCGAGATTGGCTTTACCTTCGGTCAACGCCGGCGGCGCGGTCGAAGAACCCGCAGCCTGCACCTGAATATTGACGCTTGGATAAATACGCTTGAATTCCTCGGCCCACAAGGTCATTAAATTGGCAAGTGTGTCGGAGCCTTCACTCGACAGATTGCCGGATACGCCGCTCACTTTATGATAGTCGGATAGACCGGGATCGACCGTCTGCACGGCTCCAGCGGGGCCGGCAACTAAAGAAGCCATAGAAAAACTCAATATCAGAGTTATTTTGTTAAAGCTGTATGAAAACATCATGAATCGACTCTCTAATGAAGGTAACGCCATTATTCCATTGCGGAACGATTGGATAAGAATATGACTTCTATATTACAAGATTATGACAACGAAGAAGCGCGTGTAATCGAGACTAATTTCGCACTATGCTCGCCAAGCTTCGTCCAATCGGACGGCATCGTCAAAACTGCAAGCGTAGCGGTCGCAAGCAGCTTGCCGTCATCGGGCATCTCAATGCCGGCAACCAAATAATGCAATAAAGTTTCAAGACCGGGATTATGCCCCACCAACAAAACCCGTCCAATATCGGTCGGGCAGGCGGATAAAACAGTCTTAAAATCGGCTAATTCGGCTTCATAGAGACGCGAGTCCCGAATAATCTCTGAGTCGGAAAATCCTAACGCTTCACCCACTCTCTCCGCGGTAGTCAACGCACGCACGGCAGGCGAAGTAACGATCAAGCCGGGAATTAGTTTTTGCTTACGCATCCATTGTCCGATGCGAGCCGCGCCTTTTTTGCCGCGTTTTTTCAGAGGGCGATCGAAATCATCGGCATCGACCTCCCAATCCGATTTACCATGCCGAAGCAACATTAAAGTTCTAGCCATCGCTCAAAAATCCCCACGCTAAAAACGAACCATAACCCAAAAACCAGCAATCCCCCATCCACCTTTCACCTCTGCCCTTGCCCCTTTGACCTATAGTATGCATTCCCACGCTGGAGCGATGGGAACGAGGAATCTTGACCTGTGTGACTCCGATACCGTTTATTGACACCTGAGCTTTTCGGCTTTCCCTCACCTAACGCTAGGTGATGGACGATCTGGGAATCGCGCCCACAAAGGGCTCCATCTACCTTTCCTCTTTCACCTTTCCTCTTTCCTCTTTTACCTTTAACCTAAAAATTTTGTAATTTACTTTTCATATTAACTTGTTAGTATTCCAAAAATATGACAGTTTATGGAAAAGCTTTTCCTGACAAATCCTTCAATGATATCCCGCCAATGACTACAACCACTTTGAACTTCGAATTCCCGGGGTATTTGACCGATAACAAATTTTTGAGCCAATTGGCTGACAAGGCGAATTTAAAACCTGTTTCCGAACACTATACTTTAATATCTTATTATGATAGCTTCGACTGGCGTCTTTATCGAGGCGGTATCATCTGCGAATTAAATCGCTCCCAAACAGTTTCTATTTTAACGTTGAAAAATCTTCATACCGGCCAACTGATCGCATCAGCCGACCTAGACTCTGTTCCTAAGTTCGCGAAAGAATTTCCGTCAGAAAACATCCGTAATCTACTCGCTCCATTACTCGAAATGCGTGCTCTACTGCCACTGACGACGCTGGAATGTACTCGAAAATTTGTCAATGTACTGAATAAGGATGAAAAAACAGTATTGAAACTAATGATCGATACCTTCGAATATATCCCTTGCCGGCTTCAATTAACCCCGGTAAAAGGCTACGATAAAGCCGCGCTCAAGTTCATCGAAGCCTTGATTCGCATCGGTTTAGTCGAGTCCAATCATCCCCCGCTAATCGATGCGCTTAAAACTCAAGGACGAAAACCGAAGGATTATACCTCTAAGCTGAACATCAAGCTCGACCCGAAAATGCGCTCGGATCTTGCGGTTAAATATATTTTTAGCTACTTACTAAAAGCCATAAAAATCAACGAACAAGACACCATTGCCGCTACCGACAGCGAATTTTTGCATGATTTTAGAGTCGCTGTACGAAGAACTCGTGCCGGACTCAATCAACTAAAAAATGTTTTACCCGACGCCGAAACGGCGCGTTTCAGCCATTTTTTTGCCTGGCTCGGTCAAATCACGACTCCGACACGCGATCTCGACGTTTATCTACTCGATTTCGACAATTATAAGAAAAGCGTGCCGCCCGCACTTAGAGAAGACTTAAATCCGCTTTACGACTTTATCGACCGCAAACAAAAGCAAGCGCAAAAAAATCTCGCCAAAAAATTAAAATCGCCGGACTATATCGCGCCGCTAATCGAATGGGAAGAATTTTTACGCTCGCCGACGATCAAAAGACCGACTCAAGCCAATGCCTTGCTACCGATCAAGACATTAGCCGACAAGCGCATCTTAAAAGTTTTCCGGCGCATCATCAAAGATGGGCAACGCATTACCGATCAATCGCCTCCGGGGGAACTGCACGACTTACGAAAAACTTGCAAGAAATTGAGATATCTCATGGAGTTTTTTCAAAATCTGTACCCGAAAAATGAGATCAGGTCATTGATTAAAAGCCTGAAACATTTCCAGGATATCCTAGGCGAATTCCAAGATCTCGAAGTCCAAGAGATTACCTTGAAAAAATTTAGCGAAGAGATGATGAACGAAGGAGTCCCGGCCGACACGTTTCTGGCAATGGGCGTTTTGATTCAAACGATAGACAAGTGCCGACAACAAGCACGCGAAGCTTTCCAGGAAAAGTTCGACACATTCGATCAACCCGATATTCAAGATGCGTTTCATTCGTTATTCGGTTGTTAGCGCCGATCGGCCTCAAGACATAGGGCACACAAGAAAACACTATGAAAATCATTGCAACATTCAACATTAAAGGCGGCGTAGGAAAAACGTCCACGGCCGTCAATCTTGCTTATTTGGCGGCATGTGGCGGGTCGCACACTTTAGTGTGGGACCTGGATCCTCAAGGGGCGAGTAGCTACTACTTCAGAATCAAGCCCAAAATCAAGGGCGGCAGCAAAAAATTGATCGAAGGCAAACATGAATTGGACGATATGATTAAAGGTACCGATTTCGATAACCTTGACTTGCTGCCTTCGGACTTTTCTTTTAGAAATCTTGATTTAGTGCTGGAAAGCAAGAAAAAGCCGACACATCAGCTCGAAAAACTATTGAAACCACTCTCTCAGGAGTACGATTTCATCTTCCTGGATTGTCCGCCGAGCATCTCATTATTATCGGAAGCCGTCTTCAAAACCGCAGACATATTGCTATCGCCCGTCATTCCGACGACGCTTTCAATAAGAACGCTGGATCAATTGAAGCAATTTCTCAAAAAAGAGAATAATAAAAAAATACGAGTCATGCCGTTTTTTTCGATGGTCGATCGCCGCAAAAAAATGCACCTCGACATCCTTGAAACGACCCCCAAACAATTCCCGGAATTGCTGAAATCGGCGATCCCTTATGCCAGCGACATCGAACGCATGGGCCTTGAACGCATGCCGCTAGGCGGCTTCGTCAAAAGAGGCCGATCATTACAAGCCTATCAAGATCTCTGGGAAGAAATAAACCGTAATTTGTAGTCGATTTTTAAAAATAAATATTGAATGGCAATCAAATTCTTAAAGAGGCTACTTCATTACCAATTCTATCGACTTCCTTTTGATTGAAAAACCGTCTAAGCATTTCGTGAAAAATATATCCATCGTAGATCAAAATTCGGCACCGGGGTGTCCGTCAAAGGACGCCGTGAGCCCAACACCTAAATTCCATAGGTCTTTAGCAATGATTCAAAATCATGGCTTATTTAGGTGCTGGGTGAATACGTCCCTGTAGGCTCTATGCCAGCTCCATGCTGGTCCCTCACCTAGCGTTAGGTGAGGAATCGAACACCCCGGCGCCTCCCCGGGCACTGCCGAAATTTGAAGTGCGAAAGGTATAACTTCGTGGAGCCATGAGTTTCATAGCAGGCTCGATAACTCGTTTGACAAGATCCCGGTGCCGAATTTTGATCTACGAGGGGTATAACAAGTCCAAATCTGCGAACTTTTACAGCAACTGCCTCTTAACCCATTCGATTGACTTTTCGATACCATCGCCGAACGGCACCGCCGGTTCAAACCCCAATCGGCTGCGTGCTTTATCGATCGAAAAATCCTGATGAACACCGAGAACCTGCACAGCCTGTCTCGATAATAAGGCTTGCGTTTGCAAACCTGTGACGCCTCTGACATGGCGGTAACCACTTTCCAAAAAGTGTCCCAGCCTAAACGCTAAAGGATACGGCAAACTGATTTTTCGATAACGCGAGCCAAGCCCCAATGCAATATGATCGACAAATTCGGCCCAGGTTACCGAACTCGCATCCGAAACATTAAACACTTCGCCAAAGGCGTTTTCATTGAATAGCGTCAACTCGATTGCATCGATGAGGTTATCAATATATGTCAAACCGGCACATTGCTTACCGCCGTCAATCAATAACATGAAGCCGGATTCGACCGCTTTTGCAATTTCACCGACCAACGTTTTCGAACCGGGACCGTATATCGTTGCGGGACGCAAGATCGTATGCACCACCGAACTAGCCGAAACGATGCCCTCGGCTTCTTTTTTGGTTTCCGCATACCAATTCGCAAATTTTTCCGCCGGTCGATGATCTTCCGTCACGCCTCTTTTTCCGGAATGACCGTAGACATCGGTCGTACTGACATGAATGAAATGACTAATTCCGCATTTAGCCGCTTCCTTAACCAGGACCCGAGTCGCACCAACATTCGCGGTTTTGATTTCGTGCACGGTTCCCCAATCCGAGACTAAGGCCGCACAATGAATCACGACATCGCAACCGGTTAACGCTTCACCGACAAAACCGGCATCGGTTAAAAATCCGCGCTTGAGCTCGACTTGCGGCCGCTCGAGCCCTAAGGCATTGGAGGTCGGCCTTAGCAGGCACACCACCGAATGACCTTGGCTACACAAGCGCTCAACCAAACGTTTGCCGACAAATCCCGATGCGCCGGTCACGGCGACTTTGAGGCTTGGGACCATCAATAGCCTCCCTTGATCGTTCGCTTCGCGATTTGATAAATCGTCTTCCAGTTTTCGCTGCCGACTTCCTGGCTGTTACGCAAAATCGCCTCCATCGCATTCAGGAAATGATCGACTTCTTTTTCGGTGATCACCATCGTCGGCAACAGTTTGATCACATCGTTATGGCCGGACGCCATTGTGATGATCTGATGATCGCGGTGTAGCGGAATCACGATCAACTGCGGGAACAGGCCGGCGCTCGCGGCATGAATCAATTTCCATTCCATTTTACTGCGCAACGATTCGGGACAACCCAGTTCGAAACCGATCATCAAGCCCATGCCGCGTACGTCCTTGAGCAGCGAATAACGCTCTTTCAATTTGTTCAATCCGTCCATCAAACGCTTGCCCATCGCGTCGGCATTCTCGACCAATTTGTCATTTTCCATCACTTCGAGCGTCGCGAGTCCCGCGACCATCGCCAAACGATTACGTGCATAAGTCGAATGATGCACATAACAACGATCGAGCGTATTGAAGACTTTATCGAAAATGCTGCGCCGCGAGATCATCGCGCCGACCGGCATGTGACCGCCGCTCAAGGCTTTTGCGACCAATACGAAATCGGGCTCGATACCCCAATGATCGAGCGCGAACCAACGCCCGGTTCGTCCGAGCCCGGATTGAATCTCGTCGAAGATCAAGAAGGTGCCGTATTTACGGCACAGGCGTTCGACTTCTTTGAAATAACCGTGGCTCGGCATCGTCACAGCGCGTCCCTGAATCGGTTCGACGATGAACGCCGCGACGTCCCTCGCGCTCAATTCTTCTTCGAGCCGCTCCAGATCATTAAACGGCACCCTATCGCAGCCCGGCAACAGCGGACCAAACCCTTTGCGGAAATATTCCTCGCTCGATACCGACAATGCCCCGTAAGTCAGGCCATGATAACCGCTCTCGCATGACAGCAGGCGATGACGCTTCGACGCCGCGCGTGCGAACTTCAATGCCGCCTCGACCGTTTCTGTGCCCGAGTTCGTGAAAAACACACGGTCCAAACCGTCCGGCAAGCGTTTGCACAGATTCTCGGCCAACAAACCGGACAAGGTCGAATGATGAATTTGCACGCCGTCCGGCAAATTCGAATCCAGGGCCTTGATCAATGCGCGATTGATCGCTTGATGATTGTGCCCGAGGCTCGCGAAACCTTCGCCGCTGTGCATGTCCAAATAGGCCTTGCCTTCGTTGTCGTAGAGATAATTCCCTTCGGCTTTCGCATAATGCTTGTTGAAGCCAAGGATATCCATCACTTCGACCAGTTTCGGATTCATATACTCGCTGGCCAAATCATAGCTGTGTGTATGGCGTTCCTCGTATTCGCTTAGAAACTTCATGTCGATATCCCATACATTTGAATCGCTCACATTGACTCCTCAATCGTTTTATTTATAAAAATAATTAATTCCATTAGTAAAACTCTTCATTGACGACCGTTCGATTCGATCGAAAACGCGGCAAAACAAAACCTGTTATTTTTATCGATTATTCTTTCATAAATCTTACAACCGGCTGTTTTCAGATTCGTTCATCTTGCCCGCCTATTCCGGAATGAAAATTGACGCGTTACCGGCAAAAGTCAAGCTCAATTCGTGCATTGCACGCGCAAGCGACATACAGCAGATTTCTGTCCCTCTCTGGCGCATAATTCTTTTCGGAAGTGTCGGGCACGATTTCCCGCGTGGAATTTTTTCGGCATGATCCTTCTGCGCCCGGTTTCCCCAGAAATAGATCTACTCTTGAATGTCTCAGCATATCGCCTGACTCGGACATCGATGCTTTCGAGAGCGCCGCCGAGTTTGGTTTCGACTTGTTCAAGGTAGGTTCTTTCAGCGGCTTCGATAGAATTGCATATCGTGGGATGGGTCACGATTAAAACTGTAATGATTCGAACGATTGCGGATCGACCTCGGCCTAACAGAAAGTTTTTCGATTGAAAATCCTTGCGGGGGAGCTCAACATGAAAAAATTTAATAAAATAAACATTTTCATGTTTTTTGTATATTTTGTGAACAAAGTCCTGTTTCGGGGATCATTTCCCTTCGATCTCATCTTGGCAATTCGAACAAAAGGAGGCGCGGGATCAGCGTTAAGTCTTTCGGCCGTCGCATCGCCGCATTAACAGCACTCGCCGTAATTCCCCGAATCGATTCGAGCCAGCGCGGCGCGTAGCGCTTCTCGCCGCGTTGCATTCGCTCTTTTAAACCTGCCGGTATTGGCCACCTGTATGCCTTCTGCCACATTGGTTAAGAACGAGCATGAAATAACTTAGACAACTGTTGGAAGGGGGTTTGGTGGCTCGATTGACAGGTGTCGGCGGCAGGGCAGATTTTTGCTCCTGCAAAATCTGCATTCATGCCATCCATGGCAATCAGATTCCGCCGTCAAGCCTACATGGACGTATTCACTCAGCACCTAAATTCCATAGCCTAATGGCCATGTTTAAGTCTTTTGGATAATTCATCCAGCACCTAAATAAGCCATGATTTTGAATCATTGCCAAAGACCTATGGAATTTAGGTGCTGGGTTCACGGCGTCCTGTCAAGCGAGTCACTAAACCGCCACAAAGCCTACTACTTGTAGAAGTTATTTTGTGCATATTCCTTAGTTGTTTTTCCAATAACACCTTAGGAAACATATTTTGCTTACGGCGAGACCGGTATGCGTTCCCACGCTGGAGCGTGGGAACGAGGCAAACCATTCATGACTTGTCGGGGGTAACGCTTGACCGGCTTTATCTCAGCAGCAATAACGGTTTTTTGCTATGCAGCAGCATTTTCGCGGTGAAACTGCCGAGCAAGAGATCGCGTAATTTTGTATGACTGAACGCGCCCATCACGGTCATGTCGATATCATGGGTTTCTTGATATTCACAGAGCACCAAATCGGGTTTTCCTGCCAGTTTTTGTGCGACCACCTC
It includes:
- a CDS encoding aspartate aminotransferase family protein encodes the protein MSDSNVWDIDMKFLSEYEERHTHSYDLASEYMNPKLVEVMDILGFNKHYAKAEGNYLYDNEGKAYLDMHSGEGFASLGHNHQAINRALIKALDSNLPDGVQIHHSTLSGLLAENLCKRLPDGLDRVFFTNSGTETVEAALKFARAASKRHRLLSCESGYHGLTYGALSVSSEEYFRKGFGPLLPGCDRVPFNDLERLEEELSARDVAAFIVEPIQGRAVTMPSHGYFKEVERLCRKYGTFLIFDEIQSGLGRTGRWFALDHWGIEPDFVLVAKALSGGHMPVGAMISRRSIFDKVFNTLDRCYVHHSTYARNRLAMVAGLATLEVMENDKLVENADAMGKRLMDGLNKLKERYSLLKDVRGMGLMIGFELGCPESLRSKMEWKLIHAASAGLFPQLIVIPLHRDHQIITMASGHNDVIKLLPTMVITEKEVDHFLNAMEAILRNSQEVGSENWKTIYQIAKRTIKGGY
- a CDS encoding ParA family protein; the protein is MKIIATFNIKGGVGKTSTAVNLAYLAACGGSHTLVWDLDPQGASSYYFRIKPKIKGGSKKLIEGKHELDDMIKGTDFDNLDLLPSDFSFRNLDLVLESKKKPTHQLEKLLKPLSQEYDFIFLDCPPSISLLSEAVFKTADILLSPVIPTTLSIRTLDQLKQFLKKENNKKIRVMPFFSMVDRRKKMHLDILETTPKQFPELLKSAIPYASDIERMGLERMPLGGFVKRGRSLQAYQDLWEEINRNL
- a CDS encoding NAD-dependent epimerase/dehydratase family protein; the protein is MVPSLKVAVTGASGFVGKRLVERLCSQGHSVVCLLRPTSNALGLERPQVELKRGFLTDAGFVGEALTGCDVVIHCAALVSDWGTVHEIKTANVGATRVLVKEAAKCGISHFIHVSTTDVYGHSGKRGVTEDHRPAEKFANWYAETKKEAEGIVSASSVVHTILRPATIYGPGSKTLVGEIAKAVESGFMLLIDGGKQCAGLTYIDNLIDAIELTLFNENAFGEVFNVSDASSVTWAEFVDHIALGLGSRYRKISLPYPLAFRLGHFLESGYRHVRGVTGLQTQALLSRQAVQVLGVHQDFSIDKARSRLGFEPAVPFGDGIEKSIEWVKRQLL
- a CDS encoding CHAD domain-containing protein; translation: MTTTTLNFEFPGYLTDNKFLSQLADKANLKPVSEHYTLISYYDSFDWRLYRGGIICELNRSQTVSILTLKNLHTGQLIASADLDSVPKFAKEFPSENIRNLLAPLLEMRALLPLTTLECTRKFVNVLNKDEKTVLKLMIDTFEYIPCRLQLTPVKGYDKAALKFIEALIRIGLVESNHPPLIDALKTQGRKPKDYTSKLNIKLDPKMRSDLAVKYIFSYLLKAIKINEQDTIAATDSEFLHDFRVAVRRTRAGLNQLKNVLPDAETARFSHFFAWLGQITTPTRDLDVYLLDFDNYKKSVPPALREDLNPLYDFIDRKQKQAQKNLAKKLKSPDYIAPLIEWEEFLRSPTIKRPTQANALLPIKTLADKRILKVFRRIIKDGQRITDQSPPGELHDLRKTCKKLRYLMEFFQNLYPKNEIRSLIKSLKHFQDILGEFQDLEVQEITLKKFSEEMMNEGVPADTFLAMGVLIQTIDKCRQQAREAFQEKFDTFDQPDIQDAFHSLFGC